In Chroicocephalus ridibundus chromosome 2, bChrRid1.1, whole genome shotgun sequence, the DNA window TAGGTGAAAGGCAATATTAGGTActcttttttccatcttcttcccTGCATGATCACACATTCCTGACGCATTCATTACGTTTTTCCTATACTTCTGTGAGAAGTATTTGTATTTACAAAAGAGAGCGTATTTGCCAGGACAGTAGGCTTATCAGTCCATGTGAGTACTTGAATGTCAGTTTTTGCTCCATTCTATGTGAAGTTAAGAGTTTTATGATCTGATCCCAAAAGGGCAGATTCAGTGGTTATTCAGCACTAAATCCTTTTGCAAATtgttatttcatcattttaaaaaaggctttttctgttcctttgcagTCACTCTTGGAAGCACATGATATTGTGGCTTCAAAATGTTACGATTCTCCTCCTTCTAGCCCAGAAGTCAATAATTCTTCAGTGAACAACCAGATTGTTCCAGTAGATGCTATTCGTATCCTTGGAATTCACAAAAGAGCAGGAGAACCACTGGTAAGTAATTGAAGATGAGTAagtctttaatttaaaagtgcaagtgaaaacatttgcGCGTGCCTGATTTCTATGTTTTAATTATTTCCGTAATGTTGTGTCATTTAGTGGGTGATAGGATCAGTATGGAGAGGTTGAAATAAGAAGATACTTGTATATTGTCCATcctgttctctttaaaaaaattatgggaTAGTGAATAAGCAGTCATTAGGCTGAATGACTTGCTAGCATAACTGACTAACACAACATCTGTTTGGTCCTGATAGAAAATGACAGTATTGCATGCAGTCAAGAACAATACAGTCATTGTTCACTCGCATGAAAACCTTGTCTGAAAGTACTTTTGTGTCACCTGGCGATTATCTGTGAATTAAGGACTCTTACGCTGTAGTAACTATTACTGTCTGTTTTCATTGGGGTGGATAGAATATCCCAGAGCTGTATATCTTTGCCTGAGATAATGgtaaaatgaaattgaaattcaAACAATGGTAAACTGGGTGTCATGTACCTCTTTCAGGGTGTTACGTTTAGAGTTGAGAACAATGATCTGGTAATAGCACGAATTCTTCATGGCGGAATGATAGATCGACAAGGTCTTCTGCACGTAGGTGACATTATTAAAGAGGTGAATGGCCATGAGGTTGGAAACAATCCAAAGGAATTGCAGGAACTGCTGAAAAATATTAGTGGCAGTGTCACTCTGAAGATTCTCCCCAGCTACAGAGATACTGTTATTCCTCAACAGGTCAGTAGCACGTTTCTAACAATTCTATCAAAAGTGCTTCTGCTTGGTACTTTATTGCATaagattattttaagattttggaTTAGACatgttttgattattttgtgtatttaatgCTAGCAGGATGGATAAAATATAGATACCTGTGTTCACCTTTAACTACATTTTGGAAATGGGTTTATTCAGAAGATTAATACCGTGCCTAGTATGCCTGCTTAAAAAATTCTAATTAGTATCTAAGATTGATAAGCATTTGTTTACTACATATAAAGCCAGTTTCTTTGACATCCTGCGACCTCTGATGACCTAGTCACAATCACAGTAAACTGCAGTGAACTGCATGTGTTGGTATCATGATCAGTGTCCAAGTAATCTGTTTCATAGAATTCAGAAACACATTGAATTCAACGGATGAGCTTGAACTCGCTGACTTAAGGAGGAACTTGCATGGTGGCTATTGCTTATCCTTTTGTTGTTGCTGCAGGCAGTTGGTTTCTCCACTGCAGAAGTAACTTGTTGCTCTAAATCAGTGCATTTGAAACACCTTACAAGACAGTCCTTCAGGTAGTGGGTCTCAATGCCCGTGACTATAATAGACTATGCTTACATTGAGGACATGCTGAGGGAATGGGCTCTATTTGGGGCAGGTGGGCTGCTTCCTTTGCCCCCCAGCCTGGTAGAGAAAAAGTCAAAGATGTTTCCAGTCTGCTGGTGCAACTTACTGGTTCTTCCCCTGCATCAAAATTGAGTTCCAAGCAGTCGCATATCCTGTTTGTTTCAAAACACTGAGTTCATGGTGAAATCAATTCTTAAGATTCCACAAGCCTTGAATACAGTGTTCtcattctgagatttttttatatttttaagtaatttaaagtCAGAATACAAATTGAGTTGTATATACCAAAATGCAAAAATGAGTGTTTTGTAATACATTGTCCAAATAGAacagctgtttttttatttttatcatgaaGCTCCTTGAGCCAAGGTTTGCACTGCTGATTATTCTATTCTCTCAGCTGGTATATGCCAGTTTTTCCCATAGATTGTGTTTTACTCGCCAAATGCAACTTCGATCGTGTCAAACCTTTTATGCTGTAGGTAAAGACATTACTTCAGTTTGACAGATAAATTAGTAAGAACGTATTTTATAATGTTTAAGCTTTGTAAATTTTTACATATTTCAGGTTTTTGTGAAGTGTCATTTTGATTACAATCCATATAATGACAACCTCATCCCATGCAAAGAAGCAGGTCTGAAATTTTCTAAAGGAGAAATTCTTCAGATTGTAAACCGGGAAGATCCAAATTGGTGGCAGGTCggtaaaaagattaaaaaaataaaatataaacctGAAAAGTTTCACTAGTTGCCTTAATAATAAACTCTTTAAATTATGTTCTACTTCCATGTAACAGTAGATgtgcaaaaaaatatttacactgcaATATATTACACTGTTAATTTCTAGATATTAACGGTTGAAATACTAGAGAAAATTGAATGGTATAAATTGTATATGTAACACTCATTTTCCTATTACTGctatttatttgtctttcttCTTACATCATAAGCCTAGACATTCTAAAATCAGTTTAAGTGGACAATTCCTAGCAGAAAGTCTTAGGTTGACTGTGAATTGTGGTAAGCCTTCCCTGGCAGTGGCTGTGGAAGAAGTGGACCCTGTCCTGAGCGCTCAGAGTTGAGGAGAGAGAGGGGAGTTAACCCTGTGGATTTGAAGAGGGGTGAGACATAGGTATTTGGAGAAGCTGTATCTTTTATTTCCACAGTGGTGGTTGATGTCTGTGAGCTGTAACATGCATGTTCATAATCCAAGTGTTTGGCACTATTTCAAGTATGAACAGTTCACCCTGCTTTAAGGTCATATTCAGTCCTTCAGTAGAAATGTAATCCAGTCTTACCctatctttattttttgtaagaCTTTATACATGCAATTAAGCATTACCAGTGCCTTTGAAAGTGGGACAAGTGGTCCTGTAAGAAACGTTTCTCAACTGAGACAGATACTCAAAATTGCAAGTGGCAGTGGCAATCTAGGCAAAGAGTTTAGCACTATTAATTTCCCTTTCTACCCTTAAATTGCTCACCCTTTTGCTAGATAACAAGGAATAGTGAGCCAGTTGTTACTTGAGGGCAATATATATATGActtctttaaaagcaacaaaaatacttGAATATACATCAACAACCGTTGCTGAATTCTGTTGCTTGTCAGTGACAGTAATAACAGAAAGAGACTAAAAAGTGTGAGGGAAGACAGAAAATTTATTACTGCTGAGTTAATTAGTTTCAGGAGTTAGACACTCCAAAACTCTGGAGTAGTTTGACATTTAGCTTGCATTCTGTCTTCTGTGTTGCTTTTCAAATTCTCCAGTTGTAGCCTGTGGGAGTCCAGGGGAAATCAATCTTAAACACTCGATCGGTGGCAAAAATGAAATGAGTTAAACCAATATAGTGAGTTGCAAGTATTGCTATGCAGATCATGccactgagaaaaaaagtaaaatgcatcaATACTTACCATTGAGAAACTCTGGCAGTGTGAAAGTCACTCAACACCACCTTGATGAGAAAAATGCTTCTGATAAGTAACCTGTGATTTTctgcacccaccccccccaggctAGTCATGTCAAAGAAGGAGGAAGTGCGGGGCTTATTCCTAGCCAGTTcttggaagagaagagaaaggccTTTGTTAGGAGGGACTGGGACAACTCAGGTGAGATTTAATGAATTTCAGGCATAGATTCTTCTCTGCctccatttgttttgcttttcctgccttcACAGATACTAGAAAACTAATGTGTGAGAATACACAAAATATTGCGAAACACTGATTATTATATTTTGGCTTTGACTGAAGGACAAAGGCTAAAGTCTATGCTTAGTCTTCGCAGATACCTGAATCAGTTTTGCCACCTGCTGATGAAAAGCTATATGAGGTGGGAAAGGCATAAGAATTagctctctttcttttaaattatatttttatagtattcACTGAAAGTTAATAAATTAAACATGTTTGAtggatttttctgctgctttttacaAAGCTTTCtaggaaaattaactttttctctgtgtttgatTCTTACCATACCATTTGATGTGTATGAAAATAGATGTGATCTTCTGCCATAGAGTATATAAAATTCTACAATAGTCCTTGTAGATTTAATAAGGTTAAATTGAATATGTTAATGTAAATAAGCCTTGGAAAAATACGTTTAACAAAAATTATGAGTTTGtctcaatttttatttctagGGCCTTTCTGCGGAACgataagcagcaaaaaaaagaaaaaaatgatgtatcTCACTACAAGAAATGCAGGTATCTCTTAATATTACATATGAATCAAAGTTCTCTAGGCTTCTAAACTTGCGGAGTCTAGTGTTTCCAGAGCTGAAAGACTTGCAGTAAAATATATGATTATAAATTTGATAGGTCAGGTGGTTTTTATGGTTTAAAAGCAATAGTGGCCAGTGGAGATATGGTGGTGCTGAGTCCATCTTTTGGTAGGTGGAAGTCAGAAAAACTGTGAgttaaaagagaaggaaaaaaaaagtcaaagctttattgccagcaggctgaaggatgtgatccttcccctctactcagcactggtgaggccacacctgaagTGTACTGGGCTCCTCCACAGTGCAAGAGATACATGGAcacatgaagatgatgaagggactggaacatccctcctgtgagcaaaggctgagagagctgggactgctcagtccggagaagagaaggctttgggagGGTTCTCATCAACggatataaatacctgaagggagggtgcaaagaaccAGGCGCTTTTCAGAGGAGCCCAGTGAAGGGAGCAGAGGCAACAAGCAACAATGCAGGAGATTCGCTCTGAGcatcaagaaacactttttccacCATCAGGGTGACTTGAGCACTGgcccagtttgcccagagaggttgtggagtcttccgTCTTGGAGATATTCCACAgccatctggacacggtcctgggcaaccatCTCCAGTTAGCCCtccttgagcaggagggttggaccaggtgacttgcagaggtcccttccaacctcaaccattctgtgaaagcTCACTAATTGTTAATGACAGTTTTCTCATTCTGATTCAATGTCAAATTTTCTCCTTTGAAGTAAAGGTAATAATCTGACCTTATGCTGTCCATGAAGGGGTTTATTCCCATACCAATTTAAAGCAAGAAAGCTTTTATCAGACTTGATGCCCTTTGAGTACTATTTATATTCACATGTGGTGTGTTGATATATAGCAGGactgcttaaattttttttcttaaagtactgACTGTGTATTAACTATTATTTTTGTACATTTGTCAATATAGAATTTGATCGTCATGAAATCCAGATCTATGAGGAAGTAGCAAAAATGCCTCCTTTTCAGAGGAAGACACTGGTCTTAATTGGGGCCCAAGGAGTGGGGCGAAGGAGTTTGAAGAACAGGTTTATAGTACTGAATCCTACCAGATTTGGAACAACAGTGCCATGTAAGTTTTGTCGCCATTCCTATTGTAATATCCTGCTGTGAGTCTCTGATTATCTGGAAAATACCTGATATTTATCCCAGTGATTCAGGGTAGGAGTAATTTTGTCACAGTATAAAAGTTGTAtagagtgggaaaagaaaaaggttcttCGTCTTCTCAGACAACTGAACTAACATATGATGacagtgaaaatatttgcaaCTAGCAATTAAATGTTACTGATGCTGCAGAAGAGCTATTTTTGCATGTGCAGTGTTTCAGTCTGCTATGTTTCTTCAGTGAAAGTCAGCATCAGTTACTGAGGGGATTCTAGAAGTTTCCTTGTAGTCTTCTGTGATGAATAGCCAGTGGAGTTTCTCAGGTCTGCTGTTTAGTTTTCCATCTGTAGAAGCACCCTAGGTATTATAAATTGTTACTTCAGTATTAGAAATGTAGGGAAAAGCAACAAACTTCCAGTAAAACTGAAGTGTTTGTGATCTCCACGATTTGTGTGATAGTCTGATGTTTTAATACATCTAGCCTCAAGCCCAGGATCTTTTTCTCCCTGTCAAGTTCAGAAAAAACCTCCTCCCTcactgaagttttcttttcttgccttccttccaCATAGTTACTTTGCTCATTCacaagatctttattttttttaactcccccCAGTATGACTGCTGACCAGAGAAATCTCCCCTAGCTACTTACTATTCTCCTCCTGCAACCTGCTTTTCACAGTTTCAAAACCAGTCTGtgcctttctgttttcagtgggCAAGGAGTAGATCTGATAATAGGGGAGGAGGGACAGGTCTTAAAGATAAATTGTGCAACATGAGAAAACCAGTTTCTGTAATTTGCTGAATCTCTAACGCCAAAACCAGCCAGGGCTCTAAGAATTGGTATGTGTGACTGATAACAATGTTGACTTCTCAGGgctactttttaaagaaatcctcCCCTGTGTGAATCTCATTATTTTATATTGGCAAAACAGTAAGAAACTTTTTATTACTTCTAAAAttctttattccctttttaaaaagccCTCAGAATTACTGGTTTCTCTAAAATGCTATATAGATGCTTAAATATATATAAGTAATGCAACGCAGTGATAAAATGCTTTCGCTTGGAGCTCTTGAACACCCTTCAAAGGcataaaaattaacttttccaaCCTATCAATCTGACAATCTACTCATGCGCATGCAGTACATAGTTATTGTACATAGAATATCCTCTCTACTTTAGATTTAGATTTTAAGTAGGATAATCAGTAATCTTAGTTGGGCTCGATTTCTCTGATCAGAAGAAAATTCTCATGGTTATTCACAAACGAATATGTGGGgggagggttggttttttgtttttgttttttaaatggctgaatCGGATCCATTTTGCTATGGGGAGAAGCACGTCCTTGGTGTTGAGCTCTAATCTATCAGATGGTGctgtgttctttttcttcagcatGGATAGCCGAACTCATCTTCTTGCTGTAAACTGTTAAAGCTCATTCTCCAGAATTTATTTCAAACTGATAAGATTTATTTGTATTGTATTAACAATTATAGTTTTCATCTTTCTATAGAATCTTGGCTAAAACTAGATGTTCTAGTAATAACGCTTATTGCTAATGGCTTCAGAAGATCATTTCTCCTGGAACGTGCATTTTCTGTAATGCTGAAGTTGATAGGAATTACTGGAAGGGGGAGAATGCTTTCCACTTGTGTTACCAAGTTGCACCAAGTGGTGATACGGCACTAAGTGGTGATACAAGTATTAACAAAGGGATCCATTCACTCTTATGTTTAATATATTCTAGAGTTCAAATCTAATTAAATGCAAGTAGTGGGCAGATAATATGACAATAGGACAGCAAAGTGGGtaataagctgattttttttattattaaattttatttattttcactttcttgctTAAATAATGTCTGTACTGCACAGTCTAGCCAATACCCAAGAT includes these proteins:
- the PALS2 gene encoding protein PALS2, with protein sequence MQQVLDNLTDLPTSTGAEEIDLIFLKGIMENPIVRSLAKAHERLEDSKLEAVSDNNLELVNEILEDISPLVNKDENIAELVGILKEPHFQSLLEAHDIVASKCYDSPPSSPEVNNSSVNNQIVPVDAIRILGIHKRAGEPLGVTFRVENNDLVIARILHGGMIDRQGLLHVGDIIKEVNGHEVGNNPKELQELLKNISGSVTLKILPSYRDTVIPQQVFVKCHFDYNPYNDNLIPCKEAGLKFSKGEILQIVNREDPNWWQASHVKEGGSAGLIPSQFLEEKRKAFVRRDWDNSGPFCGTISSKKKKKMMYLTTRNAEFDRHEIQIYEEVAKMPPFQRKTLVLIGAQGVGRRSLKNRFIVLNPTRFGTTVPFTSRKPRDDEKDGQAYRFVSRAEMEMDIKAGRYLEHGEYEGNLYGTKIDSILEVVQTGRTCILDVNPQALKILRTSEFMPYVVFIAAPELETLRAMHKAVVDAGITTKLLTDTDLKKTVDESARIQRAYNHYFDLTIVNDNLDKAFEKLQTAIERLRLEPQWVPISWVY